A genomic window from Salvia miltiorrhiza cultivar Shanhuang (shh) chromosome 5, IMPLAD_Smil_shh, whole genome shotgun sequence includes:
- the LOC131026119 gene encoding uncharacterized protein LOC131026119 produces the protein MGRKDLTTGERNSIKQFVLEDSHGGKPKRGRIQAAAVKFGVCRQKVTRLWTAAKKQQNQGQHMHSISGKINKRRRKRVEIDLQLISTLELSKRSTIRRLASGINCSKSTVRRWISKGLIRAHTNAIKPDLTAPHKLLRLKFSLEAIEYDRILKVLQFKSMHNTVHIDEKLFYITKANHRFYLTPGEGEYMQYVAQQ, from the coding sequence atggGGCGAAAAGATCTAACAACAGGCGAGAGAAACTCGATAAAGCAGTTTGTGCTTGAAGACAGCCATGGTGGGAAGCCAAAACGGGGCAGAATTCAGGCTGCTGCCGTCAAGTTCGGCGTTTGCCGTCAGAAGGTGACGCGACTATGGACTGCtgcaaaaaaacaacaaaatcaaGGTCAGCATATGCATTCAATCAGTGGCAAAATCAACAAACGAAGACGCAAGAGAGTTGAAATAGATCTTCAATTAATTTCAACATTGGAGCTAAGCAAAAGATCAACCATTCGGAGGCTAGCAAGTGGAATAAATTGCAGCAAGAGCACAGTTAGGCGATGGATTAGCAAGGGTTTGATCAGGGCTCATACTAATGCGATAAAACCCGACTTAACAGCCCCTCACAAGTTGCTACGTCTAAAGTTTTCTCTTGAAGCAATCGAGTATGATAGAATACTCAAGGTGCTTCAATTCAAGAGTATGCACAACACGGTGCATATCGATGAGAAATTATTTTACATAACCAAAGCAAATCACCGGTTTTATTTGACACCCGGAGAGGGCGAATATATGCAATATGTCGCCCAACAATAG